In Armatimonadota bacterium, the genomic window CTGTTGCGGGTGCTTGCGTCCGCCACCGGGCGGAACGTTGGCCACCGTACCTTCCAAAATCTTGAGAAGCGCCTGCTGCACACCCTCGCCGCTCACGTCTCGCGTGATCGAAGGGTTATCGCTCTTGCGGGAAATCTTATCGATTTCGTCCACGTAGATGATGCCCCGCTCGCAAAGCTCCTTCGCGTTGTTCGGGTCCATCGTTTCCGCCGCCTGGTACAGCTTCAGCAGAATATTTTCGACGTCCTCGCCAACATAGCCTGCTTCGGTCAGGGCCGTCGCGTCGGCGATGGCAAACGGAACGTGCAGGAGCTTGGCCAGAGTCTGCGCCAAAAGCGTCTTGCCCGAGCCGGTGGGACCGACCATCAGAATATTGCTCTTCTGAAGCTCGACCTCGCCCTTGCCCTTTTCGTTGATGCGCTTAAAGTGGTTGTAGACCGCGACCGACAGAGCCTTCTTGGCCCCATCCTGCCCGACCACGTACTGGTCGAGGTATTCCACGATCTCTCGCGGCTTGGGCACCGAGCCCGCCTTCTGCACCGGAGCCATCGGCTGGTGAGCCGGCTGAACCGGAGCAGGCGTCGCCGCCTTGGTGGCACCTGACTGGCGCGATTCACCATCGCTGTGAAGAATGTCGTTGCAGAGGTCGATGCAGTCGCTACAAACCGCGCCATGCAGACCAACGATGAGCTTTCGAACTTGCTCCTTCGCCTTGCCGCACAAACAACACTGATCCCTTCGTTCGGTTGACTTTGCCATTCAGATGCCTTCTTTAATTGTATAGGATTACGGAGCGCGTTCCAAGACCTTATCGACGAGCCCATAGGCCACAGCCTCATCGCCCGACATAAAGTAGTCTCGATCGCAGTCCTTCCGCACCTGTTCTTCAGCCTTGCCGGTGTGGCGGCTGAGGATGCCCATCAGGTTGTCCATCATGCGGTTGATCTCGGCGGCCTGGACGTTGATGTCGGCGGCTGTGCCTCGAAAACCAGCGGATACCTGGTGGATCATGATGCGGGAATGTTTCAGTGCGTAACGCTTTCCGGCGGCGCCGCCAGCAAGAAGTACGGCTCCCATCGAAGCGGCTTGGCCCACGCAGATCGTCGCCACATCGCATTTGATGTGCTGCATACAATCGTACATAGCCAGACCAGCCGTCACCGAGCCTCCCGGTGAGTTGATGTAAAAGTCGATATCCTTATCGGGGTCTTCCTTTTCTAAGAAAAGAAGCTGGGCCACAATCAGGTTCGCCACGTAGTCGTCGACCTCGGTTCCGAGGAAGATTATTCGGTCCTTCAGTAGCCTGGACCAGATGTCGTAAGATCGCTCGCCGCGTGCGGTTTGCTCGATAACGTAGGGTATGCCCATCCTATCTCCTTTTACTCCATTCTGGTCGTTCACGCTCCACACCACAGGTGCCCCGCGCTGAAACAGTCTCGAAACGTGCATTTTCGGGACCAATTCCGTAACCGGAAGGGACATTCCGTCAATGTGCCGGGAACCAGCAGGTGGTTTTGCTGGGCTGATACCCAAAAGATCGTTCTCGTGGGGTTCAGTGCTCTGCGCTCTGTGCTCTGTGCTCTGTGCTGAGTGCTGAGTGCTGAGTGCTCAGTGTTCAGTGCTCTGTGCTCTGTGCTCTGTGCCCTGCCTTCTGCCTTCTGCTTTCTGCCTTCTGCACTCCCAACTCAAAACTCAAAACTGCCCTCCTTTCGTATAATGCGATTACCCCATGATCGCATCGGTTGGTTTTGCCCTCGCTCTCGGACCCTCCGCTCCGGCGATTGCCTATTCTTGCCGCTACTACTACCCGGACGGAGACCACCGAACCAGCTTTCATCAGATCTACATTTGCGATCTCCACGGCCGGCACCGACAGCAAATCACGTTCGACGATAGCGAAAAGACCAGCGTCAACTGGGTGGGAACCGACAAACTCGCATGGCTCGAATCGAACGGCTCTTCGATCGGCGAAACTTGGTACGGCTACCATATGCCAACGCAATCAAACACCGAGACTCCGCTAGCCCGAAGAATCATCCTCTACGACGTCAAAACCAAGAAACGCACCATCGTGGCCAAGGGCGTCTTTAGCCCCTACTCCTCCACCCGCGACTCCATCACCTACGAGGAGTACGAGGAGCACACAACCAACGATCTCCTCGAACATAACATTCTCAATTTATGGAAGATTTCGGCGAAAGGGTGCACAAAATCGGCGGCACCAAAGGAGTCCGATTCTGGCCCCGACGGGAGGAACGACGGCTCGTTTTCCATGTGGAAACCGGTCAAGCTGGATTACCCGCCGAAGGCGAAGGACAAGATGTTTGAATATCACGGCCGGGACGGAGGCGGGACAGGCGCGGTCTCGATTACGCGCAAGGGGCACACCCTTCTTGTGCCCGGCGATCCCAATAAAGTTTGGGTCAAGAAGGACCAATCCAAGTGCTGGTTCATGATCGGAAGCTACGCTGGCTCGGCCGGATGCGACGAATGGCTTTATGAAATCAACTGGAAAACCGGCAAGCTGTCCATCGTGGCCGACGACGTCTTGGGCATCGACTTCGACCCAAAATATCGGTATTGGGTTGCCACCAGCAACAACAAGACCACCACAGACCTTGGTCAAAAGAAGGTGTGGCAAGACGAACTATGGTGCGGAGATACCCGCAACCATCGGCAATGGAAGATCGCCGGTGGATTGGTTCATGGCGATAGCATCAGCAT contains:
- a CDS encoding ATP-dependent Clp protease proteolytic subunit; translation: MGIPYVIEQTARGERSYDIWSRLLKDRIIFLGTEVDDYVANLIVAQLLFLEKEDPDKDIDFYINSPGGSVTAGLAMYDCMQHIKCDVATICVGQAASMGAVLLAGGAAGKRYALKHSRIMIHQVSAGFRGTAADINVQAAEINRMMDNLMGILSRHTGKAEEQVRKDCDRDYFMSGDEAVAYGLVDKVLERAP
- the clpX gene encoding ATP-dependent Clp protease ATP-binding subunit ClpX, whose translation is MAKSTERRDQCCLCGKAKEQVRKLIVGLHGAVCSDCIDLCNDILHSDGESRQSGATKAATPAPVQPAHQPMAPVQKAGSVPKPREIVEYLDQYVVGQDGAKKALSVAVYNHFKRINEKGKGEVELQKSNILMVGPTGSGKTLLAQTLAKLLHVPFAIADATALTEAGYVGEDVENILLKLYQAAETMDPNNAKELCERGIIYVDEIDKISRKSDNPSITRDVSGEGVQQALLKILEGTVANVPPGGGRKHPQQDYLQIDTSNILFVCGGAFEGVEEMIKRRMKENVMGFRSDPQSKVEAPKDILRNVLPEDLLKFGLIPEFIGRLPVIATLDSLDEEALIRILSEPRNAILKQYTRFFELDGVELVVESGALNEVAREALKRKTGARALRAIIESVMMDVMYEVPSSEDVKRVVLPTGIIAEGKLPILLNEEDLRKAS